From Streptomyces sp. NBC_01460, a single genomic window includes:
- a CDS encoding ATP-grasp domain-containing protein: protein MPDSLRSTAERRTRVLIVEPVSSGTRMVEDAYLLGFEVVVASAGVDDRSLPSGVAGFVGTLLTVDTNDEQALADAVVAFHAEHPVDAVVPGQEFYIPAVTRLVHRLGLPGLPLEAIDPVRNKALMRERTAAAGLRVPRHVRAGTPEEIERAAETIGFPCVIKPVESSGSIHVRRTDTAGELRAAFEELAADRRLDLGFAMDPRVVVEEYVTGPEFSADGYVHEGEVVVLSLTRKLLGPEPYFVELGHIVPSGVPADVLERVTAYVRGVTEAVCITSGPFHCELRLPEDEPVLIEIAARLPGDRITELVQLATGTSMSRVMLAAYLGRTPQELRAEGERQTKCAGIRYFTAEGLTSYSELKGWDEVAARPEVTETGLVIAAGEEIPPLHDFRGRIGYALFSADSPEQAREIWQSLGETVVPVP from the coding sequence ATGCCAGACTCCCTCCGCAGCACCGCTGAACGGCGCACCAGGGTCCTCATCGTCGAGCCGGTCTCCTCGGGCACCAGAATGGTCGAGGACGCGTACCTGCTCGGTTTCGAAGTGGTGGTGGCCAGCGCGGGGGTGGACGACCGCAGCCTGCCGTCCGGCGTCGCCGGGTTCGTGGGCACCCTGCTCACGGTCGACACCAACGACGAGCAGGCGCTGGCGGACGCGGTGGTGGCGTTCCACGCGGAGCACCCGGTGGACGCGGTCGTGCCGGGCCAGGAGTTCTACATACCGGCGGTGACCCGTCTGGTGCACCGCCTCGGGCTGCCCGGTCTGCCGCTCGAAGCCATCGACCCGGTCCGCAACAAGGCGCTGATGCGGGAGCGGACCGCCGCGGCAGGACTGCGGGTGCCGAGGCACGTCCGGGCGGGCACGCCCGAGGAGATCGAGCGCGCCGCCGAGACCATCGGCTTCCCGTGCGTGATCAAGCCGGTCGAGTCCTCGGGCAGCATCCACGTCCGCAGGACCGACACGGCCGGCGAACTGCGCGCCGCCTTCGAGGAACTGGCCGCGGACCGCCGGCTGGACCTGGGCTTCGCCATGGACCCCCGGGTGGTCGTCGAGGAGTACGTGACCGGGCCCGAGTTCAGCGCCGACGGCTACGTCCACGAGGGCGAGGTCGTGGTGCTCTCGCTGACCCGCAAACTCCTCGGCCCCGAGCCGTACTTCGTGGAGCTGGGGCACATCGTCCCGTCCGGCGTCCCGGCGGACGTCCTGGAGCGCGTGACGGCGTACGTGCGCGGCGTCACCGAGGCCGTCTGCATCACCTCCGGCCCGTTCCACTGCGAGCTGCGGCTGCCCGAGGACGAGCCGGTACTGATCGAGATCGCGGCCCGGCTGCCCGGTGACCGGATCACCGAGCTGGTCCAGCTCGCCACCGGGACCTCGATGTCCCGGGTGATGCTCGCCGCCTACCTGGGCAGGACGCCGCAGGAGCTCCGGGCGGAGGGCGAGCGGCAGACGAAGTGCGCGGGGATCCGCTACTTCACGGCCGAGGGGCTGACGAGCTACTCCGAGCTGAAGGGCTGGGACGAGGTCGCCGCCCGGCCCGAGGTGACGGAGACCGGGCTGGTGATCGCCGCGGGGGAGGAGATCCCGCCCCTGCACGACTTCCGCGGCCGCATCGGGTACGCGCTGTTCTCGGCCGACTCGCCCGAGCAGGCGCGGGAGATCTGGCAGAGCCTCGGGGAGACGGTGGTCCCCGTCCCCTAG
- a CDS encoding TetR/AcrR family transcriptional regulator: MSDLAIAPTAGRPRQIIAAARALLEAEGPEALTMRRLADRVGVKAPSLYKHFPDKSSVVAALAAEMLRETAGVLAAAEAAAPGSFSALATAYRTYALAHPHLYLLTMGRTLPGGAAADAAAAPLFRAAGGDEDRARAAWAFAHGMVVLELNGRFPPGADLSAAWEAGITAFTA, translated from the coding sequence GTGAGTGACCTCGCCATCGCCCCCACGGCCGGCAGGCCCCGGCAGATCATCGCGGCCGCCCGCGCTCTCCTCGAGGCGGAGGGCCCCGAAGCGCTGACCATGCGCCGGCTGGCCGACCGGGTGGGGGTCAAGGCGCCGTCCCTCTACAAGCACTTCCCGGACAAGTCGTCCGTGGTCGCGGCCCTGGCGGCCGAGATGCTCCGGGAGACCGCCGGGGTCCTGGCGGCCGCCGAGGCGGCGGCCCCGGGCTCCTTCTCCGCGCTCGCCACCGCGTACCGCACCTACGCCCTGGCCCACCCGCACCTCTACCTGCTCACCATGGGGCGCACCCTGCCCGGCGGGGCGGCTGCGGACGCCGCGGCGGCCCCGCTGTTCCGCGCGGCGGGGGGCGACGAGGACCGGGCCAGGGCGGCCTGGGCCTTCGCCCACGGCATGGTGGTCCTGGAACTCAACGGCCGCTTCCCCCCGGGCGCCGACCTCTCGGCGGCCTGGGAGGCGGGCATCACCGCCTTCACGGCCTGA
- a CDS encoding MFS transporter: MTTLPSRLVTPVHRYYALRAVGWTTDQLIQFLLPVLAYQATGELSWSGIVLAAQWVPRLLSLPAAGLLADRFPEQRIYWVNDLVRVVLGAVATVFAVVLESQAFAVVIVFALLAGICCEQVLVAGEKLAGTLVAPKDMHRAQSVLSGIEQGTLLLAPVIGGALLLTGPVPIVAVVAGLFGVSLLLSLSLPRGSYTGGPRPVPSEGSAGRRLLRDSVTGVRNVVRIPVLRTIVLATMCINIMLGLIQGAAPALADRYGRSEGALGLVYSVAGLVAMVTLTAAPRLIRRFGFLGVAATSAVVQGVVFIALGPTTGFFFFAALVAVFMAGDSVFSVVIRTLRLRVVASEEFGRTVAAVSLLNFLSLPLAGGLLAVAGHTVPLVVLIPVAGAAALAGLTVLMTRLKRYMAAEPALFATEQPAVEADRPAPAVPSSM; this comes from the coding sequence ATGACCACACTCCCCTCACGCCTCGTCACCCCCGTGCACCGCTACTACGCCCTGCGCGCGGTCGGCTGGACGACCGACCAGCTCATCCAGTTCCTGCTCCCGGTCCTCGCCTACCAGGCCACCGGTGAACTGTCCTGGTCCGGGATCGTCCTGGCCGCCCAGTGGGTGCCCAGGCTGCTGTCGCTGCCGGCCGCGGGGCTGCTCGCCGACCGCTTCCCCGAGCAGCGCATCTACTGGGTCAACGACCTGGTCAGAGTGGTGCTCGGCGCCGTCGCGACGGTGTTCGCCGTGGTCCTGGAGAGCCAGGCCTTCGCCGTCGTCATCGTCTTCGCCCTGCTGGCCGGGATCTGCTGCGAGCAGGTCCTCGTGGCGGGCGAGAAGCTGGCGGGCACCCTCGTGGCACCCAAGGACATGCACCGTGCGCAGAGCGTGCTGAGCGGCATCGAGCAGGGGACGCTGCTGCTCGCTCCCGTCATCGGCGGTGCCCTGCTGCTGACCGGCCCGGTGCCGATCGTGGCGGTGGTCGCGGGCCTGTTCGGCGTGAGCCTGCTGCTCAGTCTCAGCCTGCCGCGCGGCTCGTACACCGGAGGGCCCCGGCCCGTCCCGTCCGAGGGCTCCGCGGGACGCCGGCTGCTGCGGGACTCGGTGACCGGGGTGCGCAACGTGGTGCGGATCCCGGTGCTCCGGACCATCGTCCTGGCCACCATGTGCATCAACATCATGCTGGGCCTGATCCAGGGTGCGGCTCCCGCCCTCGCCGACCGCTACGGCCGCAGCGAGGGCGCTCTGGGCCTCGTGTACTCCGTCGCGGGCCTGGTGGCGATGGTGACGCTGACCGCGGCGCCCCGGCTGATCCGCCGCTTCGGCTTCCTGGGGGTGGCCGCCACGAGCGCGGTGGTCCAGGGAGTCGTCTTCATCGCACTGGGTCCCACCACCGGGTTCTTCTTCTTCGCCGCGCTGGTCGCGGTGTTCATGGCGGGCGACAGCGTGTTCAGCGTCGTCATCCGCACGCTGCGGCTGCGGGTCGTGGCCAGCGAGGAGTTCGGGCGTACGGTCGCGGCCGTCTCCCTGCTGAACTTCCTGTCGCTGCCCCTGGCCGGCGGGCTGCTGGCCGTGGCGGGCCACACCGTGCCGCTCGTGGTGCTCATCCCGGTGGCGGGAGCTGCGGCGCTGGCCGGCCTCACGGTGCTGATGACGCGGCTCAAGCGGTACATGGCCGCCGAGCCGGCCCTGTTCGCGACGGAGCAGCCCGCCGTCGAGGCGGACAGGCCTGCTCCGGCCGTGCCGTCCAGCATGTGA
- the yaaA gene encoding peroxide stress protein YaaA, whose amino-acid sequence MLVLLPPSEGKAASGRGAPLKPESLSLPGLADARAAILDELVELCLADEDKARDVLGLSEGLRGEIAKNAELRTAGTRPAGEIYTGVLYDALGLATLDAAARRRAGRSLLVFSGLWGAVRVGDRIPSYRCSMGVKLPGLGALNAYWRAPMASVMPEAAGDGLVLDLRSSAYAGAWKPAGEVAGRTASVRVLQSQVVDGVEKRSVVSHFNKATKGRMVRDLLLAGARPKDPAALVEVLRDLGYVVEAQAPGRAGRPWALDVVVTEIH is encoded by the coding sequence GTGCTCGTGCTGTTGCCGCCCTCCGAAGGTAAGGCCGCCTCGGGGCGCGGGGCACCGCTGAAGCCGGAGTCGCTCTCCCTGCCCGGCCTCGCCGACGCGCGGGCCGCGATCCTCGACGAGCTGGTCGAGCTCTGCCTGGCCGACGAGGACAAGGCCCGCGACGTGCTGGGCCTGAGCGAGGGGCTGCGGGGCGAGATCGCGAAGAACGCGGAACTGCGCACGGCCGGGACCCGGCCCGCCGGGGAGATCTACACGGGGGTGCTGTACGACGCCCTCGGCCTGGCCACGCTCGACGCGGCGGCCAGGCGACGGGCCGGGAGGTCCCTGCTGGTCTTCTCCGGTCTGTGGGGCGCGGTACGGGTGGGCGACCGCATCCCCTCGTACCGCTGCTCGATGGGGGTGAAGCTGCCGGGCCTGGGCGCGCTGAACGCGTACTGGCGCGCCCCGATGGCGTCGGTGATGCCCGAGGCGGCCGGGGACGGGCTGGTCCTGGACCTGCGCTCGTCCGCGTACGCCGGGGCGTGGAAGCCCGCGGGCGAGGTCGCGGGGCGGACGGCGAGTGTGCGGGTGCTCCAGTCCCAGGTGGTGGACGGGGTGGAGAAGCGGTCGGTGGTCAGCCACTTCAACAAGGCGACGAAGGGCCGGATGGTCCGCGATCTGCTGCTGGCCGGGGCCCGTCCGAAGGACCCCGCGGCTCTGGTGGAGGTGCTACGCGACCTCGGTTACGTGGTGGAGGCGCAGGCTCCCGGGCGGGCGGGGCGGCCGTGGGCCCTCGACGTGGTGGTCACCGAGATCCACTGA
- the gntD gene encoding guanitoxin biosynthesis L-enduracididine beta-hydroxylase GntD: MPKLTVPTAPELTPRAADNVPCLELTDAERTHVQDIADHVLDTETDLPLEQRLGQLSLLAHELPARLRATVSQFRLTGRPFGGFVISNLPIDEAEAGPTPLSYTDEPDSREAKRAAAALLLLGSLLGDPVSYLTQQRGRMVLDLFPIAGHENEQLGSSSTVNLEWHNEDAFHPLRADWIMLIGLRNHDKVPTTFAPVQDVELDDASREVLFQERFVILPDESHTAGFNAGTTGVEEGDWVAEAFRKIAEMNEEPRRTSVLSGNPDSPFICIDPAFMPRDLDPEAAAALEAVIKGIDAKLRDVALSPGEMLIVDNKRAVHGRRPFAARYDGTDRWLRRINVMADLRKAEGRRYSDHGRALV, from the coding sequence GTGCCGAAATTGACCGTGCCCACGGCTCCCGAGCTGACTCCGCGCGCCGCCGACAACGTGCCGTGCCTGGAGCTCACGGACGCCGAGCGGACGCACGTGCAGGACATCGCGGACCACGTGCTGGACACCGAGACCGACCTGCCGCTGGAGCAGCGGCTCGGTCAGCTCTCCCTCCTCGCGCACGAGCTTCCGGCGCGGCTGCGGGCCACCGTCAGCCAGTTCCGCCTCACCGGCCGCCCGTTCGGCGGTTTCGTGATCTCGAACCTGCCGATCGACGAGGCCGAGGCCGGCCCCACCCCGCTGAGCTACACGGACGAGCCGGACAGCCGGGAGGCCAAGCGGGCCGCCGCGGCGCTGCTGCTCCTCGGCTCGCTCCTGGGGGACCCGGTCTCCTACCTCACCCAGCAGCGCGGCCGCATGGTCCTCGACCTCTTCCCGATCGCCGGGCACGAGAACGAGCAGCTGGGCTCCAGCTCCACGGTCAACCTGGAGTGGCACAACGAGGACGCGTTCCACCCGCTGCGCGCGGACTGGATCATGCTGATCGGGCTGCGGAACCACGACAAGGTCCCGACGACCTTCGCGCCGGTCCAGGACGTCGAACTGGACGACGCGTCCCGCGAGGTGCTCTTCCAGGAGCGGTTCGTGATCCTGCCGGACGAGTCGCACACCGCCGGCTTCAACGCCGGCACCACCGGCGTCGAGGAGGGCGACTGGGTCGCGGAGGCGTTCCGCAAGATCGCCGAGATGAACGAGGAGCCCCGCCGCACCTCGGTGCTCTCCGGCAACCCGGACTCGCCCTTCATCTGCATCGACCCCGCGTTCATGCCGCGTGACCTCGACCCGGAGGCGGCCGCCGCCCTGGAGGCGGTCATCAAGGGCATCGACGCGAAGCTGCGCGACGTGGCGCTCTCCCCGGGCGAGATGCTGATCGTCGACAACAAGCGGGCCGTGCACGGCCGCCGCCCGTTCGCCGCCCGCTACGACGGGACGGACCGCTGGCTGCGCCGCATCAACGTGATGGCGGACCTGCGCAAGGCGGAGGGGCGTCGCTACTCGGACCACGGCCGGGCCCTGGTCTGA
- a CDS encoding leucyl aminopeptidase family protein: MKLTISDTAPAGWAGEVLALGVYDEGGAPSAQPWLNGVDAALGGAVARLLAYDSFGASRDELVTGPGVPGRCERLVLVGLGRPGEVTPHTARRAGAALARTLTTGPNRRVAVALPSWHAGGEEIVEHLVEGLSLAVHCGRWNVLTDRFRADYGSDLPREPESVELLGCTAPERILRRAGVFTDAVVLARELVAAPANLITPDRLAREAAALAAADSRFDLEVWDEDRCAEQGLTGFAAAAAGGADPARLIRLSYRPADPAGPPVALIGLALTHDDRGVLRSGGAVQGAKKYMAGAGAVLGAAAALSALGGRTEVHLLVPAVAKAAGPGALRVGDLVTTASGATVEVNHEDAHGRLLLADSLHLAARLGAARTVSVSALGLPVAAALGPKAAGLWSTDEALAADLVSAGRDAGELLWRLPLVDEYDDELWAPFANLRAAGPESGDAATAAAFLRRFAPAAGWAHLEITEPAWSPRIDGYYNAGATGYGAGTLARWLCPR, from the coding sequence ATGAAACTCACGATCTCCGATACCGCCCCGGCCGGATGGGCCGGCGAGGTGCTCGCCCTCGGCGTGTACGACGAGGGCGGGGCGCCCTCGGCCCAGCCGTGGCTGAACGGTGTCGACGCCGCGCTCGGCGGCGCCGTCGCCCGTCTGCTCGCGTACGACTCCTTCGGCGCGTCCCGCGACGAGCTGGTCACGGGGCCCGGTGTGCCGGGCCGGTGCGAGCGGCTGGTGCTGGTCGGTCTCGGCCGCCCCGGCGAGGTGACGCCGCACACCGCACGGCGGGCGGGCGCAGCCCTGGCCCGGACCCTGACCACGGGCCCCAACCGGCGCGTGGCCGTGGCGCTCCCGTCCTGGCACGCGGGAGGGGAGGAGATCGTCGAGCACCTCGTGGAGGGCCTGAGCCTGGCCGTCCACTGCGGCCGGTGGAACGTGCTGACCGACCGGTTCCGCGCGGACTACGGCTCCGACCTGCCGAGGGAGCCCGAGAGCGTCGAACTGCTCGGCTGCACGGCACCGGAGCGGATCCTGCGCCGCGCGGGGGTGTTCACGGACGCCGTCGTCCTGGCCCGGGAGCTGGTGGCCGCGCCGGCCAACCTGATCACCCCGGACCGGCTCGCCCGCGAGGCGGCGGCGCTCGCCGCCGCCGACAGCCGCTTCGACCTCGAGGTGTGGGACGAGGACCGGTGCGCCGAGCAGGGGCTGACCGGTTTCGCCGCCGCGGCGGCGGGCGGCGCGGACCCGGCGCGTCTCATCCGGCTCAGCTACCGGCCCGCCGACCCGGCCGGTCCGCCCGTCGCCCTGATCGGCCTGGCCCTCACCCATGACGACCGGGGCGTGCTCCGGTCCGGCGGTGCGGTCCAGGGGGCGAAGAAGTACATGGCAGGGGCGGGCGCGGTGCTCGGCGCGGCGGCGGCGCTGTCCGCCCTCGGCGGCCGGACGGAGGTCCATCTGCTGGTCCCGGCGGTCGCGAAGGCCGCGGGGCCGGGCGCGCTCCGGGTGGGAGACCTGGTGACGACGGCCTCCGGCGCCACGGTCGAGGTCAACCACGAGGACGCGCACGGCCGTCTCCTGCTGGCGGACTCCCTGCACCTGGCGGCACGGCTGGGGGCGGCCCGTACGGTCAGCGTCTCCGCGCTCGGCCTGCCCGTCGCGGCGGCGCTCGGCCCGAAGGCGGCCGGCCTGTGGAGCACGGACGAAGCGCTCGCGGCGGACCTCGTCTCGGCCGGCCGCGACGCGGGCGAACTGCTCTGGCGGCTCCCGCTCGTCGACGAGTACGACGACGAACTGTGGGCGCCCTTCGCCAACCTGCGGGCCGCCGGACCGGAGAGCGGCGACGCCGCCACGGCCGCCGCCTTCCTGCGCCGGTTCGCCCCGGCGGCCGGCTGGGCCCATCTGGAGATCACGGAACCGGCGTGGTCCCCCAGGATCGACGGCTACTACAACGCGGGTGCCACCGGGTACGGCGCCGGCACCCTGGCCCGCTGGCTCTGCCCCCGCTGA
- the eda gene encoding bifunctional 4-hydroxy-2-oxoglutarate aldolase/2-dehydro-3-deoxy-phosphogluconate aldolase, whose protein sequence is MTSSAPAAVSASVLDLAPVVPVVVLEDAADAVPLARALVAGGLPAIEVTLRTAAALDAIRAIASEVPGAVVGAGTVISPAHVEATVAAGARFLVSPGWTDALLDAMKASGVPFLPGVSTTSEVVALLERGVTEMKFFPAEAAGGTAYLKALSSPLPQARFCPTGGISLASAPSYLALPNVGCVGGSWMVPGDAVAAKDWARVERLAAEASALGRR, encoded by the coding sequence ATGACCTCCTCCGCGCCCGCCGCCGTGTCCGCTTCCGTCCTGGACCTCGCCCCCGTCGTCCCCGTCGTCGTCCTGGAGGACGCGGCCGACGCGGTGCCGCTGGCCCGCGCCCTCGTCGCGGGCGGGCTGCCCGCGATCGAGGTCACGCTCCGGACGGCCGCCGCCCTCGACGCGATCCGGGCGATCGCCTCGGAGGTCCCCGGGGCCGTGGTCGGCGCGGGCACGGTGATCTCCCCGGCGCACGTGGAGGCGACCGTCGCCGCCGGAGCGCGCTTCCTGGTCAGCCCCGGCTGGACGGACGCCCTCCTGGACGCGATGAAGGCCTCGGGCGTGCCGTTCCTCCCGGGCGTCTCGACGACCTCCGAGGTGGTCGCGCTGCTGGAGCGCGGGGTCACGGAGATGAAGTTCTTCCCGGCCGAGGCCGCGGGCGGCACCGCCTATCTCAAGGCGCTCTCCTCGCCCCTCCCCCAGGCCCGTTTCTGCCCGACGGGCGGCATCTCGCTCGCCTCGGCGCCCTCCTACCTGGCCCTGCCCAACGTCGGCTGCGTGGGCGGCAGCTGGATGGTGCCCGGTGACGCGGTGGCGGCCAAGGACTGGGCGCGTGTGGAGCGACTGGCGGCCGAGGCGTCGGCACTGGGCCGCCGCTGA
- a CDS encoding acyl carrier protein: protein MTAQPLTPLSAGAPHEEVRERISAVWRDLFAEPGLRIGEEDNFFALGASSLLAMRMVTTLSEELGVPLSVLAVVENPTLGGLTRHVRELAADGHAREVGEL from the coding sequence ATGACCGCACAGCCCCTGACCCCGCTCTCCGCCGGAGCGCCTCACGAGGAGGTCCGCGAACGGATCTCGGCCGTGTGGCGCGATCTCTTCGCGGAGCCCGGCCTGCGGATCGGCGAGGAGGACAACTTCTTCGCCCTCGGCGCCTCGTCGCTCCTGGCCATGCGGATGGTCACGACCCTCTCGGAGGAGCTGGGCGTTCCCCTCTCGGTGCTCGCGGTGGTCGAGAACCCCACGCTCGGCGGTCTGACCCGCCATGTGCGGGAGCTCGCCGCGGACGGTCACGCCCGTGAGGTCGGCGAACTCTGA
- a CDS encoding FMN-binding negative transcriptional regulator — translation MYAPPLYRSEELAQQHALIEAHSFGMLTATVDGRPHGTHIPFVLDKGPGHGPHGRLRAHLAKANPVVPVLTEGAEVMAAFLGPHAYICPDDYATETHFPTWNYAAVHVYGRPRLMDAEEELRQLDDLIAAEEARRLPKEPWTLDRVPRELVEEFRTRIVAFELPIDRIDGIFKFGQNKKEEDVAAQIASFRSRPSDSSARVADQLHAHNAERLG, via the coding sequence ATGTACGCACCTCCGCTGTACCGCTCCGAGGAACTCGCCCAGCAGCACGCGCTGATCGAGGCCCACTCCTTCGGCATGCTCACCGCGACGGTGGACGGCCGGCCGCACGGCACCCACATCCCCTTCGTGCTCGACAAGGGCCCCGGGCACGGCCCCCACGGCCGGCTCCGTGCCCACCTGGCCAAGGCCAACCCGGTGGTGCCGGTCCTCACGGAGGGCGCCGAGGTGATGGCCGCCTTCCTGGGCCCGCACGCGTACATCTGCCCGGACGACTACGCGACCGAGACGCACTTCCCCACGTGGAACTACGCGGCGGTGCACGTCTACGGACGGCCTCGCCTCATGGACGCGGAGGAGGAGCTGCGGCAGCTCGACGACCTGATCGCGGCGGAGGAGGCCCGTCGGCTGCCCAAGGAGCCCTGGACGCTGGACCGGGTGCCGCGGGAACTGGTCGAGGAGTTCCGCACGAGGATCGTCGCCTTCGAACTGCCCATCGACCGGATCGACGGCATCTTCAAGTTCGGCCAGAACAAGAAGGAGGAGGACGTCGCCGCGCAGATCGCGTCCTTCCGCAGCCGCCCGTCCGACTCCTCGGCACGCGTCGCGGACCAGTTGCACGCCCACAACGCCGAACGGCTCGGGTGA
- a CDS encoding MBL fold metallo-hydrolase, with amino-acid sequence MTAPAGPRVHKHLLPGIDPRILALRVRDEVDGFVVRTERFVALVDTLGTPELCEQALELIADETAGRPLLVINTHADWDHVWGNAAVEGRAPVIGHRSATARVRSAGAQDTLRTKRAADDRFAGVRLIAPTVTFDTSLPLDGGDLTLELLHTPGHTPDHVAVWIPELRVCLAGDAAEDPLPELWEADAASLKQLTASLDLLRSLAPDHVLPSHGGTTDPALLDRNLSYFASLLTGRHADAVREGSLSFEAVFPDSTELSAGARAFYETCHDKAVRAAAATLGATAEQRQAAGLPG; translated from the coding sequence ATGACGGCACCGGCCGGCCCCCGGGTCCACAAGCACCTGCTGCCCGGCATCGATCCCCGGATCCTCGCGCTGCGCGTACGGGACGAGGTCGACGGTTTCGTCGTACGCACGGAACGGTTCGTCGCGCTGGTCGACACGCTCGGCACACCCGAACTGTGCGAGCAGGCGCTGGAGCTGATCGCGGACGAGACCGCCGGACGCCCGCTTCTCGTCATCAACACGCACGCCGACTGGGACCACGTGTGGGGCAACGCCGCCGTCGAGGGGCGGGCTCCGGTCATCGGCCACCGCTCGGCCACGGCCCGCGTCCGTTCGGCCGGGGCACAGGACACCTTGCGCACCAAGCGGGCGGCGGACGACCGGTTCGCGGGGGTGCGCCTCATCGCCCCGACGGTCACCTTCGACACCTCGCTGCCCCTGGACGGCGGGGACCTGACGCTGGAGCTGCTGCACACGCCCGGCCACACCCCGGACCACGTCGCCGTCTGGATCCCGGAGCTGCGGGTGTGCCTGGCGGGGGACGCCGCGGAGGATCCGCTTCCCGAGCTCTGGGAGGCGGACGCCGCCTCGCTGAAGCAGCTCACCGCCTCGCTGGACCTCCTGCGCTCCCTCGCACCGGACCACGTGCTCCCCAGCCACGGCGGCACGACGGACCCGGCCCTGCTGGACCGCAACCTCAGCTACTTCGCGAGCCTCCTCACCGGCCGGCACGCGGACGCGGTGCGCGAGGGCAGCCTGTCGTTCGAGGCGGTCTTCCCCGACAGCACGGAACTGTCGGCCGGAGCACGGGCGTTCTACGAGACGTGCCACGACAAGGCGGTCCGGGCGGCCGCGGCCACCCTCGGCGCCACGGCGGAGCAGCGGCAGGCCGCGGGCCTGCCGGGCTGA
- the pdxR gene encoding MocR-like pyridoxine biosynthesis transcription factor PdxR: MPPVEGPAHRPRAKPHLALPVTLDREGGRPLVAQLVETLREAVLSGLLPPGERLPSTRTLAQDLAVSRTVTAEAYVRLEAEGFLESRSGSGTYVARLNEAARQMVAAPAVPAVSDRTASAARPALSLRTGGTGPVQEGTDGWAQAWRATARTVAPTRYQESAGLPALRAEIAAYLARARGLVCAPDDIVVTSGTTQSMDLVLRTLLRAGDTVACENPGHPVVRSLIRAHGLDAVPVPVDDDGARVDVLAGVDPAPRLMHVTPSHQFPLGVRMSVGRRLDLVMWAREHGSWILEDDYDSEYRFNGPPLPALAGLDRDRVIYLGTLSKVLTPALRCGYLVAPGGLPGRIAELKDIVDGPVSWPVQHTVLRLLSSGALERRIRRTRLHYARARSVLREALEPVSDVVTLTGLEAGLHAVLLLEGGVSGVHVARRAAELGVEVSPLSAFQQGPCLTEGLVVGYAGLSPAGLAEAASRLTRAIAEHRA; the protein is encoded by the coding sequence ATGCCACCTGTGGAAGGACCGGCGCACAGGCCCAGGGCCAAACCCCATCTGGCCCTGCCGGTGACCCTCGACCGTGAGGGCGGCCGGCCGCTGGTGGCGCAGCTCGTCGAGACACTGCGTGAAGCGGTGCTTTCGGGGCTGTTGCCCCCCGGTGAACGGCTCCCCTCGACCCGTACGCTCGCCCAGGACCTCGCCGTCTCCCGCACGGTGACTGCCGAGGCGTACGTCCGTCTGGAGGCCGAGGGCTTCCTGGAGAGCCGCTCCGGCTCCGGCACCTACGTCGCGCGGCTCAACGAGGCGGCCAGGCAGATGGTCGCGGCCCCCGCCGTCCCGGCCGTGTCCGACCGGACGGCGTCGGCGGCGCGCCCCGCGCTCAGTCTGCGCACCGGCGGGACCGGACCGGTGCAGGAGGGCACCGACGGATGGGCCCAGGCCTGGCGGGCCACGGCCCGCACGGTGGCCCCGACCCGCTACCAGGAATCGGCGGGGCTGCCCGCACTGCGCGCCGAGATCGCGGCCTACCTGGCCCGGGCCCGCGGCCTGGTCTGCGCCCCGGACGACATCGTGGTGACCAGCGGCACGACCCAGTCCATGGACCTGGTGCTCCGCACCCTTCTGCGCGCGGGCGACACCGTCGCCTGCGAGAACCCGGGCCACCCGGTGGTCCGTTCCCTGATCCGGGCCCACGGTCTCGACGCGGTGCCGGTGCCGGTCGACGACGACGGTGCCCGGGTCGACGTGCTGGCGGGCGTCGACCCGGCGCCCCGGCTGATGCACGTGACGCCCTCGCACCAGTTCCCGCTCGGCGTGCGGATGAGCGTCGGCAGGCGCCTCGACCTCGTCATGTGGGCACGGGAGCACGGTTCCTGGATCCTGGAGGACGACTACGACAGCGAGTACCGCTTCAACGGCCCGCCGCTGCCGGCGCTGGCCGGCCTGGACCGGGACCGGGTCATCTACCTCGGCACCCTGTCGAAGGTCCTCACCCCGGCGCTGCGCTGCGGATACCTGGTGGCACCGGGTGGACTTCCCGGCCGGATAGCGGAGTTGAAGGACATCGTGGACGGCCCGGTCAGCTGGCCGGTGCAGCACACCGTGCTGCGACTGCTCTCCTCCGGCGCGCTGGAGCGGCGCATCCGCCGGACCCGGCTGCACTACGCACGGGCCCGGAGCGTGCTGCGGGAGGCGCTGGAGCCCGTCTCCGACGTGGTGACGCTGACCGGCCTGGAGGCCGGACTGCACGCCGTGCTGCTGCTGGAGGGCGGCGTCAGCGGCGTGCACGTGGCGCGCCGGGCCGCCGAACTCGGGGTGGAGGTGTCCCCCTTGTCCGCGTTCCAGCAGGGCCCGTGCCTCACCGAGGGGCTGGTGGTCGGGTACGCCGGCCTCTCCCCGGCGGGCCTCGCCGAAGCGGCCTCGCGCCTGACGCGGGCGATCGCCGAACACCGCGCGTAG